AAAGTCAGGTGCTACATTTTAAAacactcagaagttgatttgttttctataaTGAGATGGAAATACATTTGGACTTCCAGTATTTACTGacatctttgaaaaaattgtcaatCTTTCCATTCAAGCTACAAAGCTCTCTttgattacatgtataatttaggTTCTTATCACCTTTATTTTCTTACAGTTGAGTTGATGTTATGAAGATGTGCATTGTTATGTTCACAACAAATGctttcaattttttcagaaaGGGTCACATTctttatacatgatataactTTTTTCGCCATTCAACAAATAATTATGAGTTCTATCTTGTTTCCTCATAAGTATGGTTTATGTCAGGATTGATGCCAgcttattaaaatattttgagcAAATTTTAATGATCCATCGAATTTGCTGATTTTCAGGTGCAGTTTTGAGATGTTACAGTTTATTATGAATTATAACTTTGTCCCATCTGGTATGTTAAAAGATGCACAAGTTTGATAATATGTGTACTGATAGGATCAAACCTTGAAAATCATCTGTGAGAATAAAtgtgttgaaaaaatatatccACATGTTAATGTGTTGCCATAActaataaatagatataagaagatgtggtatgagtgccaatgagacaactctctcatCCAAGTCAtagtttgtaaaagtaaaccattatagatcaatgtaCTGTCATCAACACACAGCctacagcaagctataaagattCTAATGGTTTGATTTCAGATGCATGTATGAACGATCCTAGAGTAGTGTCATCATTTCAATAATTGATAGTATCAAGGCTTTTTGCAACACATATAATATCAGAGGTGCATTCTGTTTTCAGTCTTGGTTTCCATCCATAGTCCATGCATCTTGAAACTGGTTATAGTTTAGGTTTAGGTAATattaaagtttgaaaagttaatatatatatctcaATCTCTATACATCCCAAGGGTGGATGGTAAAGAAATATGGTCAACTTGTATAAACCCTTGCCAAAGTTGGACGTTCATTTGACTGTATTAGGTTTGCAGTTAAGTCTGGTAAGAAAAGAGACATATTTTATCCAAAACCTCCAGTAAAACATGCCACGTTCTCTGCAAGTTGTAGAACTCTTCTAACAACTATTTGTGGGATCAGAAGGCAGCCTGTTGTAATGCTAAAATTTCTGCTTTGAAAAGTCCCACTTTGGAGAACCTATGTATTGTATAATAGTATTTTTTCTTGTCCTGTATATGCATGACATAATTGCCACGAACTGTTAAGCAAGcaacattcaaaacaatcaatcagTCTATTAAATatgatcccactaacatgtttaacctcgccacattctatatgtatgtgcctgtcccaagtctggagcctgtaattcagttgttgttgtttgttgctttgttacatatttgtttttttcatttttttgtacattaattaggctGGTAGTTCTCatgttttcttgtttaacatttgtgatttcagggccttttataacaGGTTATGCagtatgtgctttgctcattgttaaaggttgaatagtgacctatagttaatttctgtgtcaagtggtctcattggcaatcataccacatcttcttttttatattgttattggTATTAAAGGggtaatataaaaagaatatagaaaatatatagagaaaaataaacacaatgcacaattataaatatttaatagttATGTATATGCAATTTATACTTGTCCTAgacaaacatgataaacaaatgtatCAAGGCACTAAATGGTCATTCATAATCATTCAACAACATTTGGTGTACTCTTTCTTATCTCTTCACAGGAAAAGTTAACAAAGTAATATCAAAAGCTCAAGAAGTAAAGGAAAATGTTTCAAATTCATAGGAAAGTACCAAGACATATAATGATCACAAGCAGTAGTTAAATTTGTTGAATTTCATCTGACATTACTGGTTTTGATTGTTGACAACATATACCtgtcaataaatattattttggttTATAAATTTGTTGCATAACATTATTGGTTTGTCAAATGGCATCTATTTAATAATGGTACTGGTAATAACAACAGGTTGAGGAAGTGAGATTTATAAATGGTTACAATATATACTTTCTTGAGTAGTCAACAGAACCTCGGAGTACAGAGTTTAATATGATTGTTTGTTAAAATAGACTATTTCCAGGTTTGTGGTAGATGATTTAattccattggatgttggatgtaaAAAAATACTCTTACTTGTCTGATTCCAGGGGCAAGCATTTGGTGAgcagatttgaaaaaaacaacctttgTGCATCAATgtctaaatatcaataaatttgtTAAACAGTGGCATAATGACATACATTATGAGATAACAAGTCATTGGTGGGTGGTGggtccaggggttggaacccctttttttggacgatcaatgcatttgaatggatCCACCCCTGCAAGTAGATTAAATTCTTGTAAAGATGTAAAATTAGTGACTTAAAAGTTTTACGAACTACCACAAATATGGAGGATGCctattattttgttaatttacttgCATAGTATTATCTGTActgtataaaatgtattaatgtTTCAAAAGGATAAAGTTTTACTTTATGTTGAAGTTAATCAAGAAATTATGATTGACTTATCTCCAGAATGAGAGCAAAACTTTCATCATTTTAAAAGACCCACAGACAGAGGATGAGTTACatttctttctttgattttttattatatttagaaaataattgatACAAGACCATCATTCCTGCTTTAAAAGCAACCTGCCAACTAATTTTGAAGCTATTATTAAGGAAGTTTAACCTTACATGTTTCAGGTGTACATTTTGTCAGAAATAGCTCTAATTTGGGGtaaatttgaaactttaaaaaattgtgtgaATCAAACGATTTTTATGCtttcaacaaaaaaactaatACTGACTatcattaaaatgatttatcaaaattatcaaaattttcaattgaaaaaaaagctaagaacatattaaaagaaaaataaatgtcatgATGATAGTAGATCTTTGTTTTAAATCTAGAATATACCTTTGAAGTAATGCATCAGAGCAGATCTTGTATAAACACAACATTAAGTAAGCCAATACCAATATCTATCCATTCTTAGGCCATTTCAATTTGAATATGGATAAGGGGAGACAATCAACAAATTTCTTGGCTGATGTAAACATTTCTGATCAGAAAGcttctttttacaaactttataaGTTAATTCATATGAAATCTTGTTGCAGACCTGCTGCATAGATTAAGAAATGGCCTAAGAAAGAAAGGAAGAAAAAATATCAGCTAGAACTAATatagcaataatcataaataaattattataatttttacattcttttttctattttacaaaaaatttcaaaataactttcttcccaacaaaacaatatatcatCTGTGATGGATAAGTTCATTTAATTTATGTCATCTAggaagaaaattattttgatttaatctAATTGAATACATGCAAGTTATGTAATCATTGTAgttgattatacatgtactaccctaaatcatttcattgaaaaaattgtcataaataaatatcaattaaaatagcaCTTTCTGATGCAAATTACTACAATCtgtatgaattttaaatttacaaattataatataaatgagATCATTTCTGAATAACATACCTTTACTGAATAAATGTACTTCTCTGACCAACCCAAGTGGTCATTATAATGAGCATTAATATGAAATGCTTTATGTTATTTGAAGAGtgaataacaaattaaaactgataTGTTACTAAAAATTATCAGAAGTTGAAATCATATCAAAAATGTTTCAATACTctctttacaaaatgttttttttaaggttGAACTAAATTTTGAATGGCCATAAAAACtataatgtaaatttttacaaaactatTGTAAGTACCAGtacttttacttttatcaaCTATTTGTTTAAAAGATGAATCATACAGACTATCAGACAGCATATAACTCAATTAAAATGAATAGATTccaaaaagttcaaaattaaatggtccaaaaagggaaaatagaaaatatgtatatttattcacaaatgttttttttcttcaaattattgTTGTGTTATATTGATTATTTCTAACacaatcttaaaaataaaaggaataCTGATACTTAATAACATTTCTAAGACATTTACGTAAGCTTTGTATCAAGATATAAAGAGCACTACAAAGCAGCAGCCTGTCCTATCACAAGTTTTAGTTCATAAGCTGCATGAGAAACATCGACAACTCTATCCACCATTTCCTGCACAGCAGGAATAGATGGGTATTGTAATGCTGCAGTTTTAGTTGTAGATACTGTCAATTTGAGAATATCACATAAATGATTTGCACAATGCATTATCTTATTTCTAACTTCAATATTCATCAAGTTTCTGTGTAGTGTGTCCCcaatatatacaagtttatgAGCGGAAACGACAACAAATTTACTGTTTGATATAAATACTTTTGGTCCATGTCCACATTCGATACAAGAGAAGAATGCATCAACAGCATTGGTCAGTAAAGTTGAATGAGTATCTAACTGACTTGAATAATAACACACCACTTGTTTATCATTTGGATCTAGTTTGATTGTCGATGGTAGGGAATTTGGCGACGTTAGTTTGAAATTTCTGTCAACTGGTGTTTTCACAAATAATGGTTCAGGAGCACTGATTTTGTTGGATAATATATCATCCAtgctatttgattttttcatgaaTTGTTTTGATGGAGAATTTTCTCGCATTGGTGAGCTTGTACGACTTCCAATTTTAGGGGGTGTTAATTCTCTCATTGGGGATGTTTCTTTCACAGGTTTATCATCCAGATCAGGATGAAGGTTTTGTTGCTCCAATTTTGATTTATCTATTTTTGTCTTAGAAACATCAGAACCTTCAGGCGAATCCAAGTGCACATAATCATATTCTTCGATAATGTCATTCTCATCTTTAACTTTATCTTGTGCTTTATAAGTATCCATAGACATTTGTTTGAATTCTTCAGATAACCTTCTTAAATCTCCAGAATCCCGTTTAAATTCAACAGAAGCAGTCTTTGAATCAAAACTCATTGACTTTTTGTCTGTTGGTGTTGGTGGCAGGGGTCTTGGTGGTGCAGGCAGGGGTCGACCTTGAACATTAGTTATACTTGGTTTAGGCAAAACGGTTGGTTTTTGAGCCACTGGTGGCTTTGGTGGTGTTGAAAAACTATGATTTGAGTCCTGAGCTCTTTTGAACAGTAATGTAGAGTTGCCATGAATGAGAGAAACCATCTTTTTAACATCAGTTGTGAGATCTTTAGAAATTGATGCAATTTTGCCTAAATCATCATCTATTGAAGCATCATTTGACACAAGACTAGATAACTGCCAATTGGTCAATTCTAGATTCTTTAAACATGACTTGATTTGGGTCAGATTTTGTAACAATGGACATAattgttttgtcagtttattaatGAGTTTCTTTTCTGGCAGTTTAGCAGAGTTTGCTAATGTACCTTGGGCAAATTCCAGAAATTCATCCAAAGTTGCCTTTACTTTAGTACATGCTGATTTGATATTGTACAAATTAGGTTCTAGAACATCTTTCCTTCGCCAACTACTGCTTATAAAGCTACACAATTTTGTTGTAGCCTTTTGCACATCTTGTTGCAGTTTAACCATCAAATCCATGGCTGCATCAAGATCATAAGGCAATTCATCATAAATTGGAATGTCAGAATTTCTAGAATCCAAACTACAAATTGACAACCTGTAACCTTCATCTGTactttcagatgaatctgattTGGAGGAAAACATGGAGTCCCTTGTCACTTGTGGTGGAATATCATAAACACCACCACATCTCTCTCCCCTTGTAAGAGTTCTGTCCCCAGATTTTTCTCTTCTCCTAGATTTACCATCAAGCTCATCAGAAAGAaagttcttttcatttttacgCACAAGTGTATTACTTTTTGGTACATCatatatatcatcaatatcATGTTCAATGACAGAGGATTGATCAGCAATATCATACGCATTTTCGGCTTGCTTTCCAGGACTGATAAAAGAGTCGCTGTGAGATTTAGGGATGTCATAATCTGCTTTTGGTACATCATAATCCTCCATAGAATCAGTACCAGATTTCTGTTTTTGTGGAGAATCATACATGTCTAATCCTGAATCAGCTGATGGTTGTTTATGATGATTAAAAGGCAAAGCTTGCAGTCTTGACGGAGGTACATCATAAAAGTCATGTGGTGAAATATCCATGCTTGAACGAGCCGAATCAGTCATACTTCCCTGATTGGATCCTTGATTTCTACCACTACTTTTGTTTGAAGCACTACTGGATGAAAATGATTCATTGGATAAATGAGAAAGGTGGGATAAGTTTGACATAAGGCTGGAACGATTCGATAGTGATGTTGGAACATCATAGAATTCTGTTGGAAACAAACTCTGTGGTGtcatttgattattttcttGATTGTGCTGGAAGTTTTTCTGTTGTGGGGGAGTGTCAtaatccaattgttcaaaactATTTTGGctgttaagttttggtggtgtGTCATAGTTCTCCTGACCTTCTATTGGTTGGCGACGTGTTTGAGGCACATCATAATCCTGTGTTGGCATTTCGGGAGATTCAAAGATAAATTGTTGTTGGTTTCCTATCTTCGTTGGTGTTCCAACCTGAAAACAAAAGGGAAAGGATTAATACATTGCATGAACAGTAATtcttaaagatttaaaataatattgtcAAGACTTTCAACATTAATGGCAAGCTTTACTCTGTTCCTCAAACACATGGCTCAGAATACTAACCTGAATATTTGTGTtgaagaaatttaaaataactttgtGTTAGATGAATATTCtcagtatgaaaaaaaatatggtaattTACAAGTTCTGAAATAAAAAGTCTAATTGTCAATAACTTCATTCATCTAGCAGAAGATTTATAACTTTTATcaattgtacatgttataaaattttaatataaaaccatgatattttgtaacatttcaAATTGCCAAATCTTATTTTCTATTGCATAACTATATTTCATATAATGCATAACATCCTCATAAAACTGCCTTAATATCTCCTTGGCTGACTGTCAATATCAACAATCACAGTTTTTCTAATTATAGATAAGACAAACATATTAAACTTTCTTCagacaaaatatacacaatGGAATGTTTGTCAGTAATGTTATCATtaattataattacaaaatttcaCACTAAGTTATTATCAATCAAGGTAAGATAACGAATTAAGCATGGATATAATGATAATTTTTGGCAGTTTTGGCACCTAtctactttcattttttgattGCATAAATTCTTTCTGCTCTGTTGGGTGTCGAAAATAACCACAAGTTATGCATCTGATAGTATTTATGGGTAATATTTATTAGTCATCAGAATtcttaaacatgtaaacatgtCTGAGTTTGAAAAACCTAATTGaatcaaacaacaaaaaccTGGAATCAGTGTCAAAAATCTGCCAAATCACAGAATTGTtcctgagttatctcccttatatcTCTGACAATAAATAACCTGTTTACAGGTCTGGCAGTTTTACAGATATCATGTGatcaagaaaataacaaataaacaaattaatcaatcaatgtaaTCAACAGCTTCCAAAAAAACAACCTGTTTattgtaaacaataaacaaatataaatacctgtccaaaacaattatgaataaGCAGACTTAGACTACCAAAGTGCATTATAGAAAGAACAAACCAGTACTTTTGTATAACCTTGTAAAAAGTACAATTCTATAAAAGGATATTTGTTCgccaaaagtttatttctatGATTCATACCTGTATATGAAATCAATTAAAGAGTGTTTTTGTATAATTAaatttgctaaattttgtacttttaaattacacaattttaatttgtattggacttttaaaaattgacccCTCCTACCCTATGAGATGGTAAATATATGTCTCATATAACTATAAAATTGAAGAACTAGACAtgtaataattttgaatacaGAATACAGAATTTTATAATACATCATTCTTTACTAAGTTCAAATCAATTCATAAACATAATACAATCCATCAAAATCTCTCCCCAAAGTTACATTAAGCTTTTATAAGCCTTCAGAATCTGTATAAAGAGATGTAGTATAAATATTGTCCTTTCTAACATTATGTATTTACCTTGTAAGGATGTATAAAGAAGTGTACATTTTGTAAGTAAATTACCAACAATGGACAGGGTGTTTTACTTGTGTAGACatttacaactttttttctGTCTGTGAGAAAagtatagaaaaacaaacaactgcacttatatcattaaaagaaataaaccatgcataaatttgacatttatctGCACTGAACAAAACCACTTGAGAAAAAGAAGCCAAGAATTTTATCTctatttaaaatctttaatgaGTCCTTTGTTTCCTTTAAAACAATGGAGATCAGTCATTGCATATTTGTCAAGCGACAAACCATGTAAATGTGGCGAACATCCTGTGAACAACCCCAAGCACCTCTTTAACCCAGATTTTATTCAAATCCTCGACACCTGAAAATATTGTATTGAGAAGTTTGGTCTAGTCTTCCATGTTTTTGGCACTTGGTATATGTTTACCTTGTATATAACTAGTAGTGTCTACCACACCTTATTAGGAGATTTCTAAAAGTTCTCAAATATTAGGatatcaaaatgtaaacttCATACAAACAGAAGTTTATAACACACCTAAACACTTTCTGGTTCAATGAGAACTCCCAACAACAGAAAATTTGGCCAGATATCTAACTAGTTTCTTTCTTTACGACTCTATATCTATACATACCATCAAATCTTGtatagaaatatattaagattaTTATAGTTTAACAATGGATAAGAGTTCAgtgaaaatatgtattttttcaaagcAAAAGGAGAATATTTCAATGAGTATAAAGCCacaagtttcaaaatatattctGATGGAGAGCATGAACATTATTAGGATATAGTATACAAAAGGAGATGTGGCTTAATCACTTTGAttatgagaaaactatccaccagTTTAAATGaggaacataaaaaaattataggtcactgtatgtcCTTAAAACAATGAGGAAAACCCATATCctttagtcagctataaaagtcctgACATGTAAAATCGATGTACCAGGATATGCTGGAGTGCAACGCATCATTTTCTTCAACTCAGTTTTGCTCTTTTAATTATAGTGAAACCTACACTTCTAATAGTCTGCTCTTGTCATTTAAACTTCCAAGTTCTACCTTCAAATTAGTTTTAAAAGGTTACTATTTAGCATATTAAAGGTCAATAAATTGAAGAAAACTTGCTTTTGGTTATAAAATAAGTGCATTGTCATTATGATCCTGACACCAAAAGACATCACTTCAAATTGTCTGTCACATTATTAAATCAATAACTACTAGTTATTCCATCATCAAACAATAACCTATGTAAATCTCTGCATAGAACTTGTTATACTCCTTAAGGCAGTACAATATCACGTTTTCTCATCGAACTATTGGGTATATAATTAACCCTCCATGTTAGAAACACTTGACAAAATTTGACAGCgataaattacaattacttcaCCAAAAGTCATTAAATACTTCtccaatttttcaaattaaatgcaGAATTGTGCAGACTGAAATAATCCTCTTTGTTTGTAAAGTGcagtaatttgtttaatttcctctttgaagttataaaaatatctgGTTCCTTGTGAGACGAGGAATTATTGACTTGTTGTCTGAATCCAACCATCTGTCAGTTTGTATTTTGTTCTAACTGTTCATTCCATGTAGCAGGAAAGACAATGATACGAGACACACGCTGAAACCAGCATGAAGACAGGCAGAAGCAGCCAAAATATGATAGAAAGACAACGGAAAAGTTATTAGAACATAAGGATACAAAAGAAAAGGCCAGGACGTAAGCTTGCAAGACCTGagcagagaaaaaaaatgcctttttgtaaagaaaaagaacatGCATGACCACATTGAAAGACTTCACTCA
This is a stretch of genomic DNA from Mytilus trossulus isolate FHL-02 chromosome 6, PNRI_Mtr1.1.1.hap1, whole genome shotgun sequence. It encodes these proteins:
- the LOC134721779 gene encoding breast cancer anti-estrogen resistance protein 1-like isoform X2, which gives rise to MFNRITDFRKTILAKAVYDNKAETPDELAFRRGDVLSVIEQDTGGLEGWWLCSYRGKQGIAPGNRLQLLTGMQDSDYQSPMTQKQLNRRSWDVTPNKVGTPTKIGNQQQFIFESPEMPTQDYDVPQTRRQPIEGQENYDTPPKLNSQNSFEQLDYDTPPQQKNFQHNQENNQMTPQSLFPTEFYDVPTSLSNRSSLMSNLSHLSHLSNESFSSSSASNKSSGRNQGSNQGSMTDSARSSMDISPHDFYDVPPSRLQALPFNHHKQPSADSGLDMYDSPQKQKSGTDSMEDYDVPKADYDIPKSHSDSFISPGKQAENAYDIADQSSVIEHDIDDIYDVPKSNTLVRKNEKNFLSDELDGKSRRREKSGDRTLTRGERCGGVYDIPPQVTRDSMFSSKSDSSESTDEGYRLSICSLDSRNSDIPIYDELPYDLDAAMDLMVKLQQDVQKATTKLCSFISSSWRRKDVLEPNLYNIKSACTKVKATLDEFLEFAQGTLANSAKLPEKKLINKLTKQLCPLLQNLTQIKSCLKNLELTNWQLSSLVSNDASIDDDLGKIASISKDLTTDVKKMVSLIHGNSTLLFKRAQDSNHSFSTPPKPPVAQKPTVLPKPSITNVQGRPLPAPPRPLPPTPTDKKSMSFDSKTASVEFKRDSGDLRRLSEEFKQMSMDTYKAQDKVKDENDIIEEYDYVHLDSPEGSDVSKTKIDKSKLEQQNLHPDLDDKPVKETSPMRELTPPKIGSRTSSPMRENSPSKQFMKKSNSMDDILSNKISAPEPLFVKTPVDRNFKLTSPNSLPSTIKLDPNDKQVVCYYSSQLDTHSTLLTNAVDAFFSCIECGHGPKVFISNSKFVVVSAHKLVYIGDTLHRNLMNIEVRNKIMHCANHLCDILKLTVSTTKTAALQYPSIPAVQEMVDRVVDVSHAAYELKLVIGQAAAL
- the LOC134721779 gene encoding breast cancer anti-estrogen resistance protein 1-like isoform X4; translated protein: MQDSDYQSPMTQKQLNRRSWDVTPNKVGTPTKIGNQQQFIFESPEMPTQDYDVPQTRRQPIEGQENYDTPPKLNSQNSFEQLDYDTPPQQKNFQHNQENNQMTPQSLFPTEFYDVPTSLSNRSSLMSNLSHLSHLSNESFSSSSASNKSSGRNQGSNQGSMTDSARSSMDISPHDFYDVPPSRLQALPFNHHKQPSADSGLDMYDSPQKQKSGTDSMEDYDVPKADYDIPKSHSDSFISPGKQAENAYDIADQSSVIEHDIDDIYDVPKSNTLVRKNEKNFLSDELDGKSRRREKSGDRTLTRGERCGGVYDIPPQVTRDSMFSSKSDSSESTDEGYRLSICSLDSRNSDIPIYDELPYDLDAAMDLMVKLQQDVQKATTKLCSFISSSWRRKDVLEPNLYNIKSACTKVKATLDEFLEFAQGTLANSAKLPEKKLINKLTKQLCPLLQNLTQIKSCLKNLELTNWQLSSLVSNDASIDDDLGKIASISKDLTTDVKKMVSLIHGNSTLLFKRAQDSNHSFSTPPKPPVAQKPTVLPKPSITNVQGRPLPAPPRPLPPTPTDKKSMSFDSKTASVEFKRDSGDLRRLSEEFKQMSMDTYKAQDKVKDENDIIEEYDYVHLDSPEGSDVSKTKIDKSKLEQQNLHPDLDDKPVKETSPMRELTPPKIGSRTSSPMRENSPSKQFMKKSNSMDDILSNKISAPEPLFVKTPVDRNFKLTSPNSLPSTIKLDPNDKQVVCYYSSQLDTHSTLLTNAVDAFFSCIECGHGPKVFISNSKFVVVSAHKLVYIGDTLHRNLMNIEVRNKIMHCANHLCDILKLTVSTTKTAALQYPSIPAVQEMVDRVVDVSHAAYELKLVIGQAAAL
- the LOC134721779 gene encoding breast cancer anti-estrogen resistance protein 1-like isoform X1 yields the protein MKDRCRSHSPSQILQQGETVNMQTILAKAVYDNKAETPDELAFRRGDVLSVIEQDTGGLEGWWLCSYRGKQGIAPGNRLQLLTGMQDSDYQSPMTQKQLNRRSWDVTPNKVGTPTKIGNQQQFIFESPEMPTQDYDVPQTRRQPIEGQENYDTPPKLNSQNSFEQLDYDTPPQQKNFQHNQENNQMTPQSLFPTEFYDVPTSLSNRSSLMSNLSHLSHLSNESFSSSSASNKSSGRNQGSNQGSMTDSARSSMDISPHDFYDVPPSRLQALPFNHHKQPSADSGLDMYDSPQKQKSGTDSMEDYDVPKADYDIPKSHSDSFISPGKQAENAYDIADQSSVIEHDIDDIYDVPKSNTLVRKNEKNFLSDELDGKSRRREKSGDRTLTRGERCGGVYDIPPQVTRDSMFSSKSDSSESTDEGYRLSICSLDSRNSDIPIYDELPYDLDAAMDLMVKLQQDVQKATTKLCSFISSSWRRKDVLEPNLYNIKSACTKVKATLDEFLEFAQGTLANSAKLPEKKLINKLTKQLCPLLQNLTQIKSCLKNLELTNWQLSSLVSNDASIDDDLGKIASISKDLTTDVKKMVSLIHGNSTLLFKRAQDSNHSFSTPPKPPVAQKPTVLPKPSITNVQGRPLPAPPRPLPPTPTDKKSMSFDSKTASVEFKRDSGDLRRLSEEFKQMSMDTYKAQDKVKDENDIIEEYDYVHLDSPEGSDVSKTKIDKSKLEQQNLHPDLDDKPVKETSPMRELTPPKIGSRTSSPMRENSPSKQFMKKSNSMDDILSNKISAPEPLFVKTPVDRNFKLTSPNSLPSTIKLDPNDKQVVCYYSSQLDTHSTLLTNAVDAFFSCIECGHGPKVFISNSKFVVVSAHKLVYIGDTLHRNLMNIEVRNKIMHCANHLCDILKLTVSTTKTAALQYPSIPAVQEMVDRVVDVSHAAYELKLVIGQAAAL
- the LOC134721779 gene encoding breast cancer anti-estrogen resistance protein 1-like isoform X3, translated to MKEMTIFMTILAKAVYDNKAETPDELAFRRGDVLSVIEQDTGGLEGWWLCSYRGKQGIAPGNRLQLLTGMQDSDYQSPMTQKQLNRRSWDVTPNKVGTPTKIGNQQQFIFESPEMPTQDYDVPQTRRQPIEGQENYDTPPKLNSQNSFEQLDYDTPPQQKNFQHNQENNQMTPQSLFPTEFYDVPTSLSNRSSLMSNLSHLSHLSNESFSSSSASNKSSGRNQGSNQGSMTDSARSSMDISPHDFYDVPPSRLQALPFNHHKQPSADSGLDMYDSPQKQKSGTDSMEDYDVPKADYDIPKSHSDSFISPGKQAENAYDIADQSSVIEHDIDDIYDVPKSNTLVRKNEKNFLSDELDGKSRRREKSGDRTLTRGERCGGVYDIPPQVTRDSMFSSKSDSSESTDEGYRLSICSLDSRNSDIPIYDELPYDLDAAMDLMVKLQQDVQKATTKLCSFISSSWRRKDVLEPNLYNIKSACTKVKATLDEFLEFAQGTLANSAKLPEKKLINKLTKQLCPLLQNLTQIKSCLKNLELTNWQLSSLVSNDASIDDDLGKIASISKDLTTDVKKMVSLIHGNSTLLFKRAQDSNHSFSTPPKPPVAQKPTVLPKPSITNVQGRPLPAPPRPLPPTPTDKKSMSFDSKTASVEFKRDSGDLRRLSEEFKQMSMDTYKAQDKVKDENDIIEEYDYVHLDSPEGSDVSKTKIDKSKLEQQNLHPDLDDKPVKETSPMRELTPPKIGSRTSSPMRENSPSKQFMKKSNSMDDILSNKISAPEPLFVKTPVDRNFKLTSPNSLPSTIKLDPNDKQVVCYYSSQLDTHSTLLTNAVDAFFSCIECGHGPKVFISNSKFVVVSAHKLVYIGDTLHRNLMNIEVRNKIMHCANHLCDILKLTVSTTKTAALQYPSIPAVQEMVDRVVDVSHAAYELKLVIGQAAAL
- the LOC134721779 gene encoding breast cancer anti-estrogen resistance protein 1-like isoform X5 translates to MSVKSLYLVMNGGSDWNSYNVKVGTPTKIGNQQQFIFESPEMPTQDYDVPQTRRQPIEGQENYDTPPKLNSQNSFEQLDYDTPPQQKNFQHNQENNQMTPQSLFPTEFYDVPTSLSNRSSLMSNLSHLSHLSNESFSSSSASNKSSGRNQGSNQGSMTDSARSSMDISPHDFYDVPPSRLQALPFNHHKQPSADSGLDMYDSPQKQKSGTDSMEDYDVPKADYDIPKSHSDSFISPGKQAENAYDIADQSSVIEHDIDDIYDVPKSNTLVRKNEKNFLSDELDGKSRRREKSGDRTLTRGERCGGVYDIPPQVTRDSMFSSKSDSSESTDEGYRLSICSLDSRNSDIPIYDELPYDLDAAMDLMVKLQQDVQKATTKLCSFISSSWRRKDVLEPNLYNIKSACTKVKATLDEFLEFAQGTLANSAKLPEKKLINKLTKQLCPLLQNLTQIKSCLKNLELTNWQLSSLVSNDASIDDDLGKIASISKDLTTDVKKMVSLIHGNSTLLFKRAQDSNHSFSTPPKPPVAQKPTVLPKPSITNVQGRPLPAPPRPLPPTPTDKKSMSFDSKTASVEFKRDSGDLRRLSEEFKQMSMDTYKAQDKVKDENDIIEEYDYVHLDSPEGSDVSKTKIDKSKLEQQNLHPDLDDKPVKETSPMRELTPPKIGSRTSSPMRENSPSKQFMKKSNSMDDILSNKISAPEPLFVKTPVDRNFKLTSPNSLPSTIKLDPNDKQVVCYYSSQLDTHSTLLTNAVDAFFSCIECGHGPKVFISNSKFVVVSAHKLVYIGDTLHRNLMNIEVRNKIMHCANHLCDILKLTVSTTKTAALQYPSIPAVQEMVDRVVDVSHAAYELKLVIGQAAAL